The sequence below is a genomic window from Streptomyces sudanensis.
CGCCGGACCGCCGCCGGGGCCGACCTCGCCCTCGCCGGCGAGCTGGATGCGGGTGCCGTTGTCGACGCCGGCCGGGATCTTGACCGTGAGCGTCCGCCGGGACCGCACCCGGCCGTCGCCCGCGCACTCGGGGCACGGCGTCGGCACGACCGTGCCGAAGCCCTGGCACTGCGGGCACGGGCGGGACGTCATGACCTGGCCCAGGAAGGACCGCGTCACCTGCGACACCTCGCCGCGGCCGCGGCACATGTCGCAGGTCTGCGCCGAGGTGCCGGGCGCCGCGCCCTCGCCGGAGCAGGTGGCGCACACCACGGCCGTCTCGACCTGGATGTCCTTCGTCGTGCCGAAGGCCGCCTCGTCGAGCTCGATCTCCAGCCGGATCATCGCGTCCTGGCCGCGGCGGGTGCGCGACCGGGGGCCGCGCTGGGACGCCGTGCCGAAGAAGGCGTCCATGATGTCGGAGAAGTTCCCGAAGCCGCCCGCGCCGAAGCCCGGCCCCCCGCCGGCCCCGCCGGACGACAGGGGATCGCCGCCGAGGTCGTAGACCTGCTTCTTCTGCGGGTCCGACAGCACCTCGTAGGCGGCGTTGATCTCCTTGAAGCGCTCCTGCGTCTTGGGATCGGGGTTGACATCCGGGTGCAGCTCGCGGGCGAGCCGGCGGAATGCCTTCTTGATCTCGTCCTGGGACGCGTCGCGGCGCACGCCGAGTACGGCGTAGTAGTCCGTGGCCACTTACGACTCCGCCAGGATCTGTCCGACGTAACGTGCCACTGCGCGTACCGCTCCCATCGTTCCGGGGTAGTCCATGCGGGTCGGTCCGACCACGCCGAGTTTGGCGACCGCCTCGTCGCCCGAACCGTAGCCGACCGCGACGACGGACGTGGAGTTGAGCCCTTCGTGGGCGTTCTCGTGGCCGATGCGCACGGTCATGGCCGGATCCGTCGCCTCGCCGAGCAGCTTGAGGAGCACGACCTGCTCCTCCAGCGCCTCCAGCACCGGCCGGATGGTGAGCGGGAAGTCGTGCCCGAAGCGCGTGAGGTTGGCGGTCCCGCCGATCACCAGGCGCTCCTCGGTCTCCTCCACCAGCGTCTCCAGCAGCGTGGAGAGCACCGTGGAGACCGTCCCGCGGTCCTCCGGTTCGAAGGACTCCGGGAGGTCCTGCACCAGCTGCGGCACGTCGGTGAACCGGCGGCCGGCGACCTTGCTGTTCAGCCGGGCGCGCAGGTCGGCCACGGACGTCTCGCCGAACGGGGCGGGGCAGTCGACCATGCGCTGCTCCACCCGCCCGGTGTCCGTGATCAGGACGAGCATCAGCCGGGCCGGGGCCAGCGACAGCAGCTCGACGTGGCGCACCGTCGACCGGGTCAGCGACGGGTACTGCACGACCGCGACCTGGCGGGTCAGCTGGGCGAGCAGCCGGACCGTGCGCCCCACGACGTCGTCCAGGTCCACCGCGCCCCCCAGGAAGTTCTGGATGGCCCGGCGCTCCGGCGGCGACAGCGGCTTGACTCCGGCGAGCTTGTCGACGAAGAGGCGGTAGCCCTTGTCCGTGGGGATGCGCCCGGCGCTGGTGTGGGGCTGGGCGATGAACCCCTCCTCCTCCAGCACCGCCATGTCGTTGCGCACGGTGGCCGGCGACACGCCCAGGTTGTGGCGCTCGGTGAGCGCCTTGGAGCCGACGGGCTCCTCCGTGCCGACGTAGTCCTGGACGATGGCGCGCAGCACCTCGAGTCTGCGTTCACTGAGCACGGCGCACCTCCAGCTGGCTCCGGTCGGCTGACGTCTGCTGGCACTCGCCCTGTCCGAGTGCCAACCATCCCCGCGGCCAGTGTACGGGGCCGGAGTCGATGCCTGGCAAGGGCGACGGGTCGGGCGTCCGGCACGCGGGCCGGCCGGCGTACCGCGCGCCCGCCGCGGGCATTGCCGCTAGCGTCGCGGTATGGACGTCGCTTGGGAAGAGTTCGGGTGGGAGCGACTCGCGGCCGGTGTGGGCCGCAGGCGGCTCCCGGGGTGGGACGCCACGGTCGGGCTGGTCGTCGGCGAGGGCGCCGCGCTGCTGTTCGACGCGGGTTCCACGCTGCGGGAGGGGGCCGAGCTCCGGGGGCAGGTGCAGGGGCTGCTGGGCGGGCGGCGCGTGACGCACATCGCACTGAGCCACCCGCACTTCGACCACGTGCTGGGCGCCGCCGCGTTCGCGGGGGCGCAGGTGTTCGGCGCCGTGGGCCTCGACGAGCTGCTGGTGCGGGAGCGGGACGCGCTGCGGGCGGACGCCGTGCGGCACGGCGTCGCCGCGGACGAGGCGGGCGAGGCCGTGGACGTCCTGGTCCACCCGCACCACCTGGTGTGCGGGGAGTGGACCCTCGACCTGGGCGGCAGGCAGGTGCTGCTGGTGGACGCGGGCCCCGGGCACACCGGTCACGACCTGGCGCTGCTGGTGCCGGGCGGGGCGGGCGGGGCGTCGCCCGGAGTGGTGTTCTGCGGGGATCTGGTGGAGGAGTCGGGCGAGCCCCAGGCGGGCCCGGACGCGGTCCCGTCGTGCTGGCCGGCCGCGCTGGACCGGCTGCTGGAGCTGGGCGGGCGGGACGCTGTGTACGTGCCGGGGCACGGCGCGGCGGTGGACGCCGCGTTCGTACACGCCCAACGCGATGAGCTGGCCCGCCGGTTCGGCGTGTCGTAGCGTCTGGTGGATGCGCGCCTACGACCCCGATCTGACCCCCCGGTGGAAGAAGCAGGCCCCCGTTCCCGAGGTGCCGGCCGAACCGGACCTGGTGGTCGAGGAGGCCGGCACCGGGTTCTGCGGGGCGGTGGTGGGGTGCGAGGCGGGCACGGTGACGCTGGAGGACCGGTTCGGCAGGTGCCGGGTCTTCCCCCTCGTACCGCGCGGCTTCCTGCTGGAGGGCCGCCCGGTGACGCTGGTGCGCCCGCCCGCGCCCGCTCCGTCCCGGCCGTCCCGCACGGCGTCCGGGTCGGTCGCCGTGCCGGGGGCGCGGGCGCGGGTGGCGCGGGCGGGGCGGATCTACGTGGAGGGCCGTCACGACGCGGAGCTGGTGGAGAAGGTGTGGGGCGACGACCTGAGGATCGAGGGCGTCGTCGTGGAGTACCTGGAGGGCGTCGACGACCTGCCCGCGGTGGTCCGCGACTTCCGGCCCGGCCCGGACGCCCGGCTCGGGGTGCTGGTGGACCACCTGGTGCCGGGGTCGAAGGAGTCGCGGATCGCCGCCTCGGTCACGGACCCGCACGTCCTGGTGGTGGGGCACCCGTACGTCGACGTGTGGCAGGCCGTGAAGCCGTCGTCGCTGGGCATTCCGGCCTGGCCGGCCGTGCCGCACGGCCAGGACTGGAAGACGGGCGTGTGCCGGGCCCTGGGCTGGCCCGCGAACACCGGCGCGGCCTGGAGCCGCATCCTGGGCCGGGTCCGGTCGTACCGGGACCTGGAGCCGGCCCTGCTGGGCCGGGTGGAGGAGCTGATCGACTTCGTGACGGCGCCGTAGCGTCCCGCGCCGGGCGCCCTCAGTCCACCAGGTCCCGCACCACCGCGTCGGCGAGGAGCCGGCCGCGCAGGGTGAGCACGGCGCGCCCCCGGCCGTACGGGGCCGGGTCGAGCAGCCCGTCGCCCACGGCGCGCTCGGCGGCGGCCCGGCCCGCCGGGCGCAGCAGCGACAGGGGGGCGCCGTCCCGGAGCCGCAACTCCAGCAGGATCCGCTCCACGCGGCGGTCCTCCTCCGTGAGGACCTCCCGGCCGGCGCCCGGCGAGCACCCCCGGGCGAGGGCCGCGGCGTAGGCGCCGGGGTGCTTGACGTTCCACCAGCGGACGCCGCCGACGTGGCTGTGCGCGCCGGGCCCGGCGCCCCACCAGTCGGCGCCGCGCCAGTACAGCTCGTTGTGGAGGCAGCGGGCCGCCTCGGAGGTCGCCCAGTTCGACACCTCGTACCAGTGGAAACCGGCCCCGGCGAGGACGGAGTCCGCGATCAGGTACCGGTCGGCGTGCACGTCGTCGTCGGTCGTCGGCACCTCGCCGCGCCGGATGCGGCGGGCCAGCCCGGTGCCCTCCTCGACGATCAGCGCGTACGCGGAGACGTGGTCGGGGCCGGCGCCGACGGCGGCGTCGAGGGAGGCCCGCCAGTCGTCGTCGCTCTCGCCGGGGGTGCCGTAGATCAGGTCGAGGTTGACGTGGTCGAAGCCGGCGGCGCGGGCCTCGGCGACGCACGCCTCGGGGCGGCCGGGGGTGTGGGTGCGGTCGAGGACCTCCAGGACGTGCCGCCGGGCGCTCTGCATGCCGAAGGAGATCCGGTTGAAGCCGCCCTCGCGGAGCGCGGCCAGGTACGCCGGGTCGACGGACTCCGGGTTGGCCTCCGTGGTGACCTCCGCGTCGTCCGCGAGGCCGAACTCGTCGCGGACGGCGCCGAGCATGCGGACGAGGTCCTCCGCGGCGAGCAGCGTGGGCGTGCCGCCGCCGACGAAGACCGTCCGCACGGGGCGGGGGTCGTCGCCGAGGACCTTGCGGGCGAGCCGGACCTCGTCGGCGAGGGTCGCCGCGTAGTTGTCGCGGGAGGCGAGGACGCCGCCGGAACCGCGCAGCTCGGTGGCGGTGTAGGTGTTGAAGTCGCAGTAGCCGCAGCGGGTCGCGCAGTACGGCACGTGCAGGTAGAACCCGAGCGGCCGCTCCGCGCGCCCGTCGAGGGCGGACGGGGGCAGGGACCCGTCCTCGGGCACGGGCTCACCATCGGGCAGTACGGAAGGCATGGGGTCCATTGTCCGTCACCGCCGCGCGGCGCGGCGCGGCGGTGGCGGGCGGGGCCGCGCGGGTCACGCCTCGCGGGTCCCCTGGTACATCTCCTCGATGAGGTTCCCGTACGCGCGCTCCACCACGGGCCTCTTCAGTTTCAGGCTGGGAGTCAGCTCGCCGTGCTCCACGTCGAGGTCGCGGGGCAGCAGCCGGAACTTCTTGATCGTCTGCCAGCGCTGCAGGCCCTCGTTGAGCCGGTCCACGTACCCCTGCACCAGGTCCCGGACCTGCGGCGTCGCGACCAGCTCGGCGTACGGCCGGTCGGCGAGGCCCTGCTCCCGCGCCCAGTCCCGCAGTGCCGTCTCGTCGAGCGCGACGAGCGCGCTGCAGTAGTTGCGGTCGGCGCCGAGGACGAGGGCGTTGGACACGAACGGGCACAGCGCCTTGAGGCGGCCCTCGATCTCCGTCGGCGCGATGTACTTGCCGCCGGACGTCTTGAACAGGTCCTTCTTCCGGTCGGTGATCTTCAGGTAGCCGTCGGCGGACAGTTCCCCGATGTCCCCGGTGTGGAGCCAGCCGTCCGGCTCCAGCACCTCGGCGGTCCTCTCGGGCAGCTTGTGGTAGCCCTCCATGATGCCGGGGCCGCGCAGCAGGATCTCGCCGTCGTCGGCGATGCGCACCTCGCAGCCGGGCAGCGGCTTGCCGACCGTGCCGGTGCGGTACCCCTCCCCCGGGTTCACGAAGGAGGCCGCGGACGACTCCGTCAGGCCGTACCCCTCCAGGATGTGGATGCCGGCGCCGGAGAAGAAGTAGCCGATCTCCGGGGCGAGCGCGGAGGAACCGGAGACGGCGGCGCGCAGCCGTCCGCCGAACGCGGCGCGGAGCTTGGAGTACACGAGCGCGTCCGCGATCCGGTGCTTCACGGCCAGGCCCAGGGGGGCCTTCGCCCGGCCGGTCCGCCGGAAGGCGTCCTGGACGGTCCTGGCGTGGTCGCGGGCCACGCCGGCCGCCCACTGGAAGATCCGGTACTTGACGGGGCCGCCGGCCCGGGCCTTGGCGGCGACGCCGTTGTAGACCTTCTCGAAGATCCGCGGGACGGCCGCCATGTACGTCGGCCGGACGACCGGCAGGTTCTCGACGATCCTGTCGATGCGGCCGTCGACGGCGGTGACGTGGCCCACCTCGATCTGCCCGGAGGTGAGCACCTTGCCGAAGACGTGGGCGAGCGGCAGCCACAGGTACTGCACGTCGTCGCCGCGCACCAGGCCGGTCGCGGCGATGGCCTTCGCCATGTACGACCAGTTGTCGTGCGGCAGGCGCACGCCCTTGGGGCGGCCCGTGGTGCCGGAGGTGTAGATGAGGGTGGCGAGTTGGTCGGCGGTGATCGCCGCGACCCGCTCCCGGACCGCCTCGGGGTGCTCCTCCAGATGGGCCCTGCCGCGCTCCTCCAGTTCCGCCAGGGACAGCACCCAGCCCTCCGGGTCGCCCTCGGCGGGCACCGCCGCCGCCGCATCGATCACCACGACGTGCCGCAGTTCGGGCAGGTCGGAGCGGCGTTCCCGGGCCTTCGCGAGCTGGGCGGCGTCCTCGGCGATCAGGACGCGGCTCCCGGAGTCGGCGAGGATGTACGCGGCCTCCCCGGCGTCCGTCTGCGGGTAGACGGTGGTGGTGGCGGCCCCGGCGCACATGACGCCCAGGTCGCACAGGATCC
It includes:
- the dnaJ gene encoding molecular chaperone DnaJ; translation: MATDYYAVLGVRRDASQDEIKKAFRRLARELHPDVNPDPKTQERFKEINAAYEVLSDPQKKQVYDLGGDPLSSGGAGGGPGFGAGGFGNFSDIMDAFFGTASQRGPRSRTRRGQDAMIRLEIELDEAAFGTTKDIQVETAVVCATCSGEGAAPGTSAQTCDMCRGRGEVSQVTRSFLGQVMTSRPCPQCQGFGTVVPTPCPECAGDGRVRSRRTLTVKIPAGVDNGTRIQLAGEGEVGPGGGPAGDLYVEIHELPHPVFQRRGDDLHCTVTIPMTAGALGTKVPLETLDGLEEVDIRPGTQSGQSIPLHGRGVTHLRGGGRGDLIVHVEVLTPTKLDAEQERLLRDLAKLRGEERPTGQFAPGQQGLFSRLKDAFNGR
- the hrcA gene encoding heat-inducible transcriptional repressor HrcA, encoding MLSERRLEVLRAIVQDYVGTEEPVGSKALTERHNLGVSPATVRNDMAVLEEEGFIAQPHTSAGRIPTDKGYRLFVDKLAGVKPLSPPERRAIQNFLGGAVDLDDVVGRTVRLLAQLTRQVAVVQYPSLTRSTVRHVELLSLAPARLMLVLITDTGRVEQRMVDCPAPFGETSVADLRARLNSKVAGRRFTDVPQLVQDLPESFEPEDRGTVSTVLSTLLETLVEETEERLVIGGTANLTRFGHDFPLTIRPVLEALEEQVVLLKLLGEATDPAMTVRIGHENAHEGLNSTSVVAVGYGSGDEAVAKLGVVGPTRMDYPGTMGAVRAVARYVGQILAES
- a CDS encoding MBL fold metallo-hydrolase, which gives rise to MDVAWEEFGWERLAAGVGRRRLPGWDATVGLVVGEGAALLFDAGSTLREGAELRGQVQGLLGGRRVTHIALSHPHFDHVLGAAAFAGAQVFGAVGLDELLVRERDALRADAVRHGVAADEAGEAVDVLVHPHHLVCGEWTLDLGGRQVLLVDAGPGHTGHDLALLVPGGAGGASPGVVFCGDLVEESGEPQAGPDAVPSCWPAALDRLLELGGRDAVYVPGHGAAVDAAFVHAQRDELARRFGVS
- a CDS encoding DUF3097 domain-containing protein, whose translation is MRAYDPDLTPRWKKQAPVPEVPAEPDLVVEEAGTGFCGAVVGCEAGTVTLEDRFGRCRVFPLVPRGFLLEGRPVTLVRPPAPAPSRPSRTASGSVAVPGARARVARAGRIYVEGRHDAELVEKVWGDDLRIEGVVVEYLEGVDDLPAVVRDFRPGPDARLGVLVDHLVPGSKESRIAASVTDPHVLVVGHPYVDVWQAVKPSSLGIPAWPAVPHGQDWKTGVCRALGWPANTGAAWSRILGRVRSYRDLEPALLGRVEELIDFVTAP
- the hemW gene encoding radical SAM family heme chaperone HemW, producing the protein MDPMPSVLPDGEPVPEDGSLPPSALDGRAERPLGFYLHVPYCATRCGYCDFNTYTATELRGSGGVLASRDNYAATLADEVRLARKVLGDDPRPVRTVFVGGGTPTLLAAEDLVRMLGAVRDEFGLADDAEVTTEANPESVDPAYLAALREGGFNRISFGMQSARRHVLEVLDRTHTPGRPEACVAEARAAGFDHVNLDLIYGTPGESDDDWRASLDAAVGAGPDHVSAYALIVEEGTGLARRIRRGEVPTTDDDVHADRYLIADSVLAGAGFHWYEVSNWATSEAARCLHNELYWRGADWWGAGPGAHSHVGGVRWWNVKHPGAYAAALARGCSPGAGREVLTEEDRRVERILLELRLRDGAPLSLLRPAGRAAAERAVGDGLLDPAPYGRGRAVLTLRGRLLADAVVRDLVD
- a CDS encoding AMP-dependent synthetase/ligase — protein: MSDTQKQIENRPPSVASLFLERVAKTPDAEAYRYPVPSPAGRGPDEWKSLTWARTADRVYAIAAGLIALGLRPEERVALASATRVEWILCDLGVMCAGAATTTVYPQTDAGEAAYILADSGSRVLIAEDAAQLAKARERRSDLPELRHVVVIDAAAAVPAEGDPEGWVLSLAELEERGRAHLEEHPEAVRERVAAITADQLATLIYTSGTTGRPKGVRLPHDNWSYMAKAIAATGLVRGDDVQYLWLPLAHVFGKVLTSGQIEVGHVTAVDGRIDRIVENLPVVRPTYMAAVPRIFEKVYNGVAAKARAGGPVKYRIFQWAAGVARDHARTVQDAFRRTGRAKAPLGLAVKHRIADALVYSKLRAAFGGRLRAAVSGSSALAPEIGYFFSGAGIHILEGYGLTESSAASFVNPGEGYRTGTVGKPLPGCEVRIADDGEILLRGPGIMEGYHKLPERTAEVLEPDGWLHTGDIGELSADGYLKITDRKKDLFKTSGGKYIAPTEIEGRLKALCPFVSNALVLGADRNYCSALVALDETALRDWAREQGLADRPYAELVATPQVRDLVQGYVDRLNEGLQRWQTIKKFRLLPRDLDVEHGELTPSLKLKRPVVERAYGNLIEEMYQGTREA